In Acidobacteriota bacterium, the genomic stretch CGCTGCATCAGATGGCGGCGGGATCGTTTCCGCGCTGGGGCGACGGGCAGAGCGAGCCGGCCGCCCTCGACTGCGAGGCCACCATCGACGCCGACGCCTTCGAGCCCGCAATTCGCGAGGGCATGACCGCGTTCTTCGGCAAAGCGTTGCGCCGGGACTACCGCGAGCGCTTCGACAACGCCGAAGAGATGCTGCGCGCCTGGCGCCAGCTCTTCCTCGCGGCGGCGCGACCCGAGACCGACACGGACCACGCGAGCCCGGCGCCTCGGTTCATCGGGATCGAGGAGGCTGGTCTCGACACGCTGCTCGGCGCGCTCGAGATCAGCGCGCGCGGCATGAACGCCGTCGAGCGGATCGGCGTTCGAACCGTGCACGACCTGCTGCGCTTCCCGTTGGTGCAGGTGAACCGGATGCGCGGCGTCGGCAACCTTGCCCGGCGGGAACTCACGGATCTGGCCCGGCGATTGGCCGAGCGCTTCCCGGATGCGGCCCGGGCGCCGAAGGCTCCATCCACAGAAGACGACCCAAAGGACCCGGCCGAGGTCGCCCATGCCAGCGTGGACGAGTTGCAGCGCCAGCTTCTGCCCGCCGGCCGAACGGCGCAGGCGAGGCGCGACGCCGATCTGACGGCAGCGCTGCTGGGTTTGCGTGAGGACGGAACGGCCGTTCCGTGGCCGAGCCAGAGCGATATCGCCCGGGGGCTGGACGTCACCCCCGTGGCCGTCAGCCAGGCAGCGGCGCGGTCGCGCCAGCGCTGGAGCAGGTTCGCCGCGCTGACCCGGCTGCGGCACGACGTCGTCGAGATGATCGAGGCGCACGGGAGCGTGATGACGCGGCAGGAGCTCGCCGGCGCGATTCTCGCGCGCCGCGGCTCCGTGCAGGAAGAGCCGCTCCGCTCGCGCTACGCCGCCGCTTGCGTACGCGCCGCGGTCGAGGTCGAGCGTCACCTTGCGGCGCCCCGCTGGATAGTGCGCCGCGTCGATGGCAGGGCCGGCGTGCTGCTGGCCCGCGACGTGGTCGACGACCGTGGCGACTCTCGCATCGATGGCGAGAAGCTCGCTGATTTCGCTCTGCGCCTCGGTCGCACGGCCGACGATCTGTCGGCCGCCGATCCGCTGCTCTCACCGGCGCGGGTAGTCGAGGCGCTCCAGGCCGTGGCCGCACCGGCCGGCGTGACGAGGCCGGCACCGAGTCGGTTGCTAGAGCTTGCCGCCGCCGTTTCGCAGAATACGGCGCTGTCCAGCCGGCTCGAGCTCTATCCGCGCGGGATGGCGGCGGATCGGGCGCTCAAGCTCGCGCTCGGGGCCCTTGCCGGGGCCCGCACACTCACACCGGAGGAGATCCGGAGCCGCGTCGCCGGCCGCTATCCGGACGCGGCGCGGTTGCCGGAGCGGCCGGACCTCGACGCGTTGCTCCGGGACGCGGGCAGCGAGCTGCGCTGGGAACCGGATGCGGCCGGCGGTCAGGGCGCCTACCGGTCGCCGCTCCGCCAGTTCGTGACGGTCGGCTCGTCCACGAGCTATACCCGCGCCGCCAGCGGCGCGTCGCGGGTCGGCGAGACGGGAGCTGCGGAATTGGGCGACGCCGACGCCTTCGACCAAAGGCTCCGGCGTGCCCTGGAGAACCGCGCGTTCCTGGCGCTCACCGTATCGCCGCGCCGGCTCGCCGGCGCCGAACACGCACTGGCGGCGGCGTTCGCCGTCGACGCGCGCAGCGCCGACGAGCTGCTGATCCGTCACATGAAAGCCGCCGCCCGCGAAGCCGGCGCCGACTGGCGAATCGTCCTGCGCGCCGACCGCGAACCGCGCGGCAGTGCGGACTGGGCCACCCTGATGCGCCTGGTCGGGCACCGGGCGCTGCCGCGCGTGCGCGCGGAGCTGGCCGCGGCGCCGCGTGCCGTACTGCTGACGAATCTCGGGCTGCTGGCCCGTTACGACCAGATGACGTTCCTCGATCTGTTGCGCGACGCCGCGGGCCGCGCGGACGGTCCACCGGGTGTCTGGCTGCTCGTTCCCTCCGATGCGCAGGAGTCCCGTCCGCTGGTCGACGGCAAGCCGGTCCCCGTGTTCACGGCGGCGCAGTGGGCGCGCATTCCCCCGGCGTGGCTCGCCGGGCGCCGGACCGACGGCGACACCGGCGCGACGTCCTGACGTTGGTCGTTTGCCGGCGTCCGGCGCCTGGCCGCGAGCCTCGTTTCTCAGGACGATTGCCGGCGCCCGAGCGACGGCCGTTGCGGTCCCGGGCGGCGATGGTAGGCTGATTCATGGCCGGACCGGGTGAGATCCCATGAAGCGCAAGCTGCCCATCGGCATCCAGACCTTCCGCAAGATTCGCGAGGAAGGCTGCTACTACGTGGACAAGACCGCCCACGTGCTGCGGTTGGTGGACGAGGGAACGCACTATTTCCTCTCGCGTCCGCGGCGCTTCGGCAAGAGCCTGCTCCTCGACACGCTCAAGGAGCTGTTCGAGGGCAGCGAGGAGTTGTTCCGCGGGCTCGACATCCACGACCGGTGGGACTGGTCCGTCCGCCACCCGGTGCTGCGCCTGAGCTTCGGCAGCGGAAACTTCGACGAGCCGGGCTACCTTCACAAGGACGCGATGGCGCAGTTCGACGGCATCGAACGGCGCGCCGGCCTCCGTTCCGGCTACGACACGGCGCCTTCCCGCTTCCGCCAACTGATCGAGGCGTTGCACGAGCGGACCGGCCGTCGCGTGGCGGTCCTCGTCGACGAGTACGACAAGCCCATTCTGGACGCGCTCGAAACGCCGGCGGTCGCCCGCGCCAACCGCGATTATCTGCGCGGGCTGTACGCCGTCGTCAAGGACAGCGACGCGCACGTCAGGTTCACGCTGCTCACCGGCGTCAGCAAGTTCTCCAAGGTCAGCCTCTTCTCCGGTCTCAACAACCTCACCGACATCACCCTGGCCGCCGACTATTCGACGGTCTGCGGCTACACGGAAGCGGACCTCGACGCCGTGTTCGCGCCCGAGCTGCCGGGCCTCGACCGGGCCGCGATCCGCGACTGGTACAACGGCTACAGTTGGTCGGGAGACGAACGGGTC encodes the following:
- the pglW gene encoding BREX system serine/threonine kinase PglW; protein product: MDATSPRWQAITDSEFPWERDALAFVRERLPDHDPYRAWSNFEFIADDGSINEVDLLVLTPKGSYLVEIKSRPGIVEGDQGTWTWRRGDDDRPHTVDNPLLLANRKAKKLISLLRCQPSLQRKTSTPFLEAHVFLSHEAVDCRIAQDLRSRVHLRDAGTGRDERPGIVAALTRHSAGTAVRTRPDRPMARAVSRAMQEAGIRPSQRARRVGDYRLDELLLEGPNYQDRAARHTAIDSERARVRIYAVAPSASDEERAACRRAARREYEILRDVRHEGILAAKGYTEHVLGPALVFEHRDGSRRFDHWLADRAAALDVDTRLHLLRQIAEAVHFAHAKRLVHRGLSPQSILVVDPDAPQPRVRIFNWQTGARGALDAGTSGPATSGASRLDAFVEETAWVYMAPEAVTERGPAGEQLDVFSLGAIAFHLFSGRPPASSFVEMTERLRREQGLRISSVLDGAGESLQLLVQYATHPEVTTRLGSAGDFLKELEHVEEELTRPEARSRPDPVEARPEDELDHGLVVKRRLGKGATALALLVERDGREHVLKVALSAEHNDRLRAEADVLRRLRHQYIVELHDDLPFKDRLGGERVGLLMARAGDATLADRLRAEGRLHLELLERFGEDLLATIDWLEQKGIPHRDIKPENLGTAKIGKQLHLVLFDFSLARTPAENILAGTRHYVDPFLQTRKPPRWDTHAERFAATVTLHQMAAGSFPRWGDGQSEPAALDCEATIDADAFEPAIREGMTAFFGKALRRDYRERFDNAEEMLRAWRQLFLAAARPETDTDHASPAPRFIGIEEAGLDTLLGALEISARGMNAVERIGVRTVHDLLRFPLVQVNRMRGVGNLARRELTDLARRLAERFPDAARAPKAPSTEDDPKDPAEVAHASVDELQRQLLPAGRTAQARRDADLTAALLGLREDGTAVPWPSQSDIARGLDVTPVAVSQAAARSRQRWSRFAALTRLRHDVVEMIEAHGSVMTRQELAGAILARRGSVQEEPLRSRYAAACVRAAVEVERHLAAPRWIVRRVDGRAGVLLARDVVDDRGDSRIDGEKLADFALRLGRTADDLSAADPLLSPARVVEALQAVAAPAGVTRPAPSRLLELAAAVSQNTALSSRLELYPRGMAADRALKLALGALAGARTLTPEEIRSRVAGRYPDAARLPERPDLDALLRDAGSELRWEPDAAGGQGAYRSPLRQFVTVGSSTSYTRAASGASRVGETGAAELGDADAFDQRLRRALENRAFLALTVSPRRLAGAEHALAAAFAVDARSADELLIRHMKAAAREAGADWRIVLRADREPRGSADWATLMRLVGHRALPRVRAELAAAPRAVLLTNLGLLARYDQMTFLDLLRDAAGRADGPPGVWLLVPSDAQESRPLVDGKPVPVFTAAQWARIPPAWLAGRRTDGDTGATS
- a CDS encoding ATP-binding protein, producing the protein MKRKLPIGIQTFRKIREEGCYYVDKTAHVLRLVDEGTHYFLSRPRRFGKSLLLDTLKELFEGSEELFRGLDIHDRWDWSVRHPVLRLSFGSGNFDEPGYLHKDAMAQFDGIERRAGLRSGYDTAPSRFRQLIEALHERTGRRVAVLVDEYDKPILDALETPAVARANRDYLRGLYAVVKDSDAHVRFTLLTGVSKFSKVSLFSGLNNLTDITLAADYSTVCGYTEADLDAVFAPELPGLDRAAIRDWYNGYSWSGDERVYNPFDVLLLFRHREFRAHWFETGSPSFLLDTLVGREVPALALDGMVASDALLSAFDVGDVGTEALLFQTGYLTIRRIERRRGRAFYRLGYPNREVRQSLNESLLNRLAGRAPERMEQACRLADLLEANDWAGLETLLRAIFAGIPYQWHTRNDIASYEGYYASVFYSLFAMAGLDVAAEDSGSRGRADMAVRTGGGVYLIEFKVAERTAPGAAMTQLRERGYADKYHRLGLPIHLLAVEFSRETRNLASFETQRA